One genomic region from Chelmon rostratus isolate fCheRos1 chromosome 11, fCheRos1.pri, whole genome shotgun sequence encodes:
- the cdt1 gene encoding DNA replication factor Cdt1 isoform X1 yields the protein MSQARVTDFFSQRKKGIAAPLKPAKHRSSSVVVRGSSGISTNITCLRSRSSKNKDVVLCSSSVHEEFVRVIDEAVGLNEGESNSITAKESTPGPRTPKRTSSDTEFDFGAAVFSATADHSTAKKRRQVEAVRNAVANESEKATGKKARKKLVLPQATPQAAAQALPSEETKQPAAPTPHVSGQTESHANLQVSRSPERAQVLSKSTGGQANTALCKESIATLKSRLQRIKKHGEEITSTAPVSTFSSFTSLVGTTPTITTPHVPRTVTPLTSDAKTLKFTVARATALATKAQRSKEEREAEESKQSETQTQDSTELPAYQRYHTLAQAAPPSLSLPYQYKVLAEMFRSMDTVVAMLYNRCETATFTKIKQGVQDMMHKRFEESHVGQIKTVFPEAYTFRQEKNIPTFDSSINKSSYQLTMEPSILSDQNEARPVLSASCLLGRRRIFHTNLVLIVKQHHKAFLSSLVPPLSVAEDSLTRWHPRFNVDTVPAIQASSLPQPPHTGKLATAQEVLDKARSLINPKMERALVSLALKTEDKVAENKEPTSPQNSTVPQTLAAQVPAALKGVSQSLLDRIRAKETQKLQAAMTRNPTQEERLLIMSRLPELARILRNVFIAEKKAALTMEVVCNRMVSSYRSALSTGEMEKHIRLLAEVSSDWLTIHPIRKDLYLKLNKNMELNIVLDKLSSRLKEEEKF from the exons atgtctcAGGCTCGAGTTACTGATTTCTTTTcccaaagaaagaaaggcatCGCCGCTCCATTAAAACCAGCTAAGCATCGCAGTAGCTCTGTTGTCGTCCGTGGCTCGTCTGGGATCAGCACTAACATTACCTGCCTAAGGTCAAGATCCTCTAAAAACAAAGACGTTGTCCTTTGTTCGTCCTCCGTCCACGAAGAGTTTGTCCGAGTTATTGACGAGGCAGTGGGACTAAACGAGGGAGAGTCGAACAGCATTACTGCAAAGGAGTCCACCCCCGGTCCCAGGACACCGAAACGGACCTCGTCTGACACAGAGTTTGATTTCGGGGCTGCCGTGTTTTCAGCCACCGCCGACCACAGCACTGCCAAGAAGAGACGGCAAGTGGAGGCTGTTAGAAACGCTGTAGCTAATGAGTCGGAGAAAGCAACGGGGAAGAAAGCCAGAAAGAAACTGGTCCTCCCTCAGGCCACTCCACAG GCTGCAGCCCAGGCCCTGCCCAGCGAGGAGACCAAGCAGCCTGCAGCACCAACACCCCACGTGTCTGGACAGACTGAGAGCCATGCAAACCTCCAGGTCAGCAGGTCTCCAGAGAGGGCTCAAGTCCTCAGCAAGAGCACAGGCGGACAGGCAAACACG GCTCTGTGCAAAGAGAGCATTGCAACCCTCAAGTCCCGCCTTCAGAGGATCAAGAAACACGGAGAGGAAATAACCAGCACTGCTCCCGTGTCCACGttctcctctttcacctcccTCGTTGGTACAACGCCTACCATTACTACCCCTCATGTCCCCAGAACTGTTACGCCCCTCACCTCTGATGCTAAGACCCTCAAGTTCACTGTAGCACGAGCCACAGCGCTTGCAACCAAAGCCCAGAGGTccaaggaagagagagaggcagaggagagcaaGCAGAGTGAGACACAAACCCAGGAtag TACTGAACTGCCAGCATACCAGCGGTACCACACCCTCGCTCAGGCAGCCCCCCCCAGCCTGTCTCTGCCTTACCAGTACAAGGTGCTGGCTGAGATGTTCAGGAGTATGGATACGGTGGTAGCCATGCTGTACAACCGCTGTGAAACGGCTACCTTCACCAAGATCAAACAGGGAGTTCAGGACATGATGCACAA GCGGTTTGAAGAGAGCCACGTGGGTCAGATAAAGACCGTCTTTCCTGAGGCTTACACATTTAGACAGGAAAAGAACATCCCAACATTTGACAGCAGCATTAACAAGAGCAGCTACCAGCTCACTATGGAGCCCTCTATTCTCTCTG ACCAGAATGAAGCCCGTCCCGTCCTGTCAGCCTCTTGTCTCCTGGGGAGGAGACGCATCTTCCACACAAACCTGGTCTTGATTGTCAAACAGCACCACAAG GCCTTTCTGTCCTCGTTGGTTCCTCCATTGTCTGTTGCAGAAGACAGCCTGACCCGCTGGCACCCTCGCTTTAATGTGGACACTGTGCCAGCCATCCAAGCCAGCTCACTGCCTCAACCTCCTCACACTGGAAAACTGGCCACAGCTCAGGAGGTGCTAGACAAGGCCCGTTCACTCATCAATCCCAAG ATGGAGAGGGCTCTGGTTTCTCTGGCTCTAAAGACAGAAGATAAAGTTGCAGAGAATAAAGAACCAACATCTCCACAGAACTCAACAGTCCCTCAAACATTGGCTGCTCAAGTCCCAGCTGCCTTGAAAGGAGTATCCCAGTCCCTGCTGGACAGG ATTCGGGCAAAGGAGACCCAAAAGCTCCAGGCAGCCATGACTCGAAACCCCACCCAGGAAGAGCGCCTGCTGATAATGTCACGGCTCCCTGAGCTGGCCAGGATTCTCCGGAACGTTTTCATTGcagaaaagaaagcagcttTAACGATGGAAGTGGTCTGTAACAGGATGGTGTCCAGCTACAGATCTGCTCTCAGCACAG GTGAAATGGAGAAACATATCCGTCTGCTGGCAGAAGTgagttctgattggctgactaTTCATCCAATCAGAAAGGACTTGTACCTGAAGTTGAACAAGAACATGGAGCTTAACATCGTTCTGgacaaactgagcagcagactaaaagaggaagaaaagttcTGA
- the cdt1 gene encoding DNA replication factor Cdt1 isoform X2, which produces MSQARVTDFFSQRKKGIAAPLKPAKHRSSSVVVRGSSGISTNITCLRSRSSKNKDVVLCSSSVHEEFVRVIDEAVGLNEGESNSITAKESTPGPRTPKRTSSDTEFDFGAAVFSATADHSTAKKRRQVEAVRNAVANESEKATGKKARKKLVLPQATPQAAAQALPSEETKQPAAPTPHVSGQTESHANLQALCKESIATLKSRLQRIKKHGEEITSTAPVSTFSSFTSLVGTTPTITTPHVPRTVTPLTSDAKTLKFTVARATALATKAQRSKEEREAEESKQSETQTQDSTELPAYQRYHTLAQAAPPSLSLPYQYKVLAEMFRSMDTVVAMLYNRCETATFTKIKQGVQDMMHKRFEESHVGQIKTVFPEAYTFRQEKNIPTFDSSINKSSYQLTMEPSILSDQNEARPVLSASCLLGRRRIFHTNLVLIVKQHHKAFLSSLVPPLSVAEDSLTRWHPRFNVDTVPAIQASSLPQPPHTGKLATAQEVLDKARSLINPKMERALVSLALKTEDKVAENKEPTSPQNSTVPQTLAAQVPAALKGVSQSLLDRIRAKETQKLQAAMTRNPTQEERLLIMSRLPELARILRNVFIAEKKAALTMEVVCNRMVSSYRSALSTGEMEKHIRLLAEVSSDWLTIHPIRKDLYLKLNKNMELNIVLDKLSSRLKEEEKF; this is translated from the exons atgtctcAGGCTCGAGTTACTGATTTCTTTTcccaaagaaagaaaggcatCGCCGCTCCATTAAAACCAGCTAAGCATCGCAGTAGCTCTGTTGTCGTCCGTGGCTCGTCTGGGATCAGCACTAACATTACCTGCCTAAGGTCAAGATCCTCTAAAAACAAAGACGTTGTCCTTTGTTCGTCCTCCGTCCACGAAGAGTTTGTCCGAGTTATTGACGAGGCAGTGGGACTAAACGAGGGAGAGTCGAACAGCATTACTGCAAAGGAGTCCACCCCCGGTCCCAGGACACCGAAACGGACCTCGTCTGACACAGAGTTTGATTTCGGGGCTGCCGTGTTTTCAGCCACCGCCGACCACAGCACTGCCAAGAAGAGACGGCAAGTGGAGGCTGTTAGAAACGCTGTAGCTAATGAGTCGGAGAAAGCAACGGGGAAGAAAGCCAGAAAGAAACTGGTCCTCCCTCAGGCCACTCCACAG GCTGCAGCCCAGGCCCTGCCCAGCGAGGAGACCAAGCAGCCTGCAGCACCAACACCCCACGTGTCTGGACAGACTGAGAGCCATGCAAACCTCCAG GCTCTGTGCAAAGAGAGCATTGCAACCCTCAAGTCCCGCCTTCAGAGGATCAAGAAACACGGAGAGGAAATAACCAGCACTGCTCCCGTGTCCACGttctcctctttcacctcccTCGTTGGTACAACGCCTACCATTACTACCCCTCATGTCCCCAGAACTGTTACGCCCCTCACCTCTGATGCTAAGACCCTCAAGTTCACTGTAGCACGAGCCACAGCGCTTGCAACCAAAGCCCAGAGGTccaaggaagagagagaggcagaggagagcaaGCAGAGTGAGACACAAACCCAGGAtag TACTGAACTGCCAGCATACCAGCGGTACCACACCCTCGCTCAGGCAGCCCCCCCCAGCCTGTCTCTGCCTTACCAGTACAAGGTGCTGGCTGAGATGTTCAGGAGTATGGATACGGTGGTAGCCATGCTGTACAACCGCTGTGAAACGGCTACCTTCACCAAGATCAAACAGGGAGTTCAGGACATGATGCACAA GCGGTTTGAAGAGAGCCACGTGGGTCAGATAAAGACCGTCTTTCCTGAGGCTTACACATTTAGACAGGAAAAGAACATCCCAACATTTGACAGCAGCATTAACAAGAGCAGCTACCAGCTCACTATGGAGCCCTCTATTCTCTCTG ACCAGAATGAAGCCCGTCCCGTCCTGTCAGCCTCTTGTCTCCTGGGGAGGAGACGCATCTTCCACACAAACCTGGTCTTGATTGTCAAACAGCACCACAAG GCCTTTCTGTCCTCGTTGGTTCCTCCATTGTCTGTTGCAGAAGACAGCCTGACCCGCTGGCACCCTCGCTTTAATGTGGACACTGTGCCAGCCATCCAAGCCAGCTCACTGCCTCAACCTCCTCACACTGGAAAACTGGCCACAGCTCAGGAGGTGCTAGACAAGGCCCGTTCACTCATCAATCCCAAG ATGGAGAGGGCTCTGGTTTCTCTGGCTCTAAAGACAGAAGATAAAGTTGCAGAGAATAAAGAACCAACATCTCCACAGAACTCAACAGTCCCTCAAACATTGGCTGCTCAAGTCCCAGCTGCCTTGAAAGGAGTATCCCAGTCCCTGCTGGACAGG ATTCGGGCAAAGGAGACCCAAAAGCTCCAGGCAGCCATGACTCGAAACCCCACCCAGGAAGAGCGCCTGCTGATAATGTCACGGCTCCCTGAGCTGGCCAGGATTCTCCGGAACGTTTTCATTGcagaaaagaaagcagcttTAACGATGGAAGTGGTCTGTAACAGGATGGTGTCCAGCTACAGATCTGCTCTCAGCACAG GTGAAATGGAGAAACATATCCGTCTGCTGGCAGAAGTgagttctgattggctgactaTTCATCCAATCAGAAAGGACTTGTACCTGAAGTTGAACAAGAACATGGAGCTTAACATCGTTCTGgacaaactgagcagcagactaaaagaggaagaaaagttcTGA